The following proteins are co-located in the Nerophis ophidion isolate RoL-2023_Sa linkage group LG04, RoL_Noph_v1.0, whole genome shotgun sequence genome:
- the LOC133550456 gene encoding glucose-dependent insulinotropic receptor — MGLILSVASSLIISTNLLVAVALLRLLHKKSSQSWCFVLNLALADTLVGVAITGLATEDLHSNVTSSTSFHHPATNVTCPSPSSSPGKTRCLMRMAFVMSPCTASILSMFLISLDRYAAIKAPLSYSRLSGKGTAAASLAALWACSNLMGFLPVMVRQLQSDGYSGLCAFFSVIYPAGIIVLFSVCFFPVLSVFVYIYMDILKIACSHQRQIFQISQAGSRTINNHNHNNSSGSSSGPRGRQYPPQQARSHYWSHVKALRTVALLVGCFLTLWCPFFVVSIVQLLCDSCELIVLLENHLWLLGMSNSLINPLVYACWQREVRTQIAEMFACCAGRRSPAGPVMEAWDL; from the exons ATGGGACTGATCCTGAGCGTGGCCTCATCCCTCATCATCTCCACCAACCTGCTGGTGGCCGTGGCTCTCCTCCGGCTCCTCCACAAGAAGAGCAGCCAGAGCTGGTGCTTCGTCCTCAACCTGGCGCTGGCCGACACCCTGGTGGGCGTGGCCATCACCGGCCTGGCCACCGAGGACCTCCACAGCAACGTTACATCGTCGACGTCGTTCCACCACCCTGCGACCAACGTCACctgtccttctccttcttcttccccGGGAAAGACCCGCTGTCTGATGCGGATGGCCTTCGTGATGTCACCCTGCACCGCGTCCATCCTGTCCATGTTTCTCATCTCGCTGGACCGCTACGCCGCCATCAAGGCGCCGCTGAGCTACTCCAGGTTGTCCGGAAAGGGGACGGCAGCGGCCTCGCTGGCGGCTCTGTGGGCTTGTTCGAACCTCATGGGGTTCTTGCCAG TCATGGTCCGCCAGCTTCAGAGTGACGGCTACAGCGGCCTGTGCGCCTTCTTCTCCGTCATCTATCCGGCAGGCATCATCGTTTTGTTCAGTGTCTGCTTCTTCCCCGTCCTCTCCGTCTTCGTCTACATCTACATGGACATCCTGAAAATCGCCTGCAGCCACCAGCGGCAGATCTTCCAAATCAGCCAAGCAGGCTCTCGGACCATCAACAACCACAACCACAACAACAGCAGCGGAAGCAGCAGCGGCCCCCGCGGACGCCAGTATCCCCCCCAGCAGGCGAGGAGCCACTACTGGAGCCACGTCAAGGCCCTGAGGACGGTGGCCTTGTTGGTGGGCTGCTTCCTCACCCTCTGGTGCCCGTTTTTCGTGGTCAGCATCGTGCAGCTGCTGTGCGACAGCTGCGAGCTTATCGTGTTGCTGGAGAACCACCTGTGGCTCCTGGGGATGTCCAACTCGCTCATCAACCCATTGGTTTACGCTTGCTGGCAGAGGGAAGTGCGCACGCAGATCGCCGAGATGTTCGCGTGCTGCGCGGGCAGACGGTCCCCTGCTGGACCCGTCATGGAGGCATGGGACCTTTAG
- the LOC133551775 gene encoding dual specificity protein kinase CLK1-like, with product MGKKEEEFGYLLDNNAANTEVQTKTGSTDHCSQHSSTETHKSLESTYLGSDDDEVRRSQAGQTCDYGEEEGHLVYHIGLLLEERYEVVSTLGAGAFGKVVECIDRDKGLRAAVKIVRKFESFREVAKSEITVLEEINMLDDDNRFACVRMLEWFEHQGHVCMVFELLGLSTYEVLRQTDFLPYSVDQIQDMAFQIFKAVSFLHRNKLTHTDLKPENILFVCSDYKLEYNNDTKRDERRMRSLDVKVVDFGTATFDYEHHQSLVSTRHYRAPEIILDLGWNQSCDVWSLACVLMEYYLGQTLFPTHDSKEHLAMMEKIIGPIPPHLLKLTSKQHYVHNQRLDLDENSPSGEYVRKHCKPLKLMQRKSEGERQLLDLLGCMLEYDVSRRITLEEALWHPFFSPMRTQKKKQS from the exons CTCGAGTCAACTTACCTTGGTAGCGATGACGACGAGGTTCGAAGAAGTCAAGCTGGTCAGACCTGCGACTATGGAGAAGAAGAGGGTCACCTGGTCTACCACATTGGCCTCCTGCTTGAGGAACGCT ATGAGGTGGTCTctacactgggagcaggtgcctTTGGAAAGGTTGTGGAATGTATTGATCGTGACAA GGGCTTGCGTGCAGCAGTGAAGATTGTGCGGAAGTTCGAAAGCTTCCGTGAAGTGGCAAAGTCCGAGATCACAGTCCTGGAAGAGATCAACATGTTGGACGACGACAACAGATT CGCCTGTGTCCGGATGCTGGAGTGGTTCGAGCACCAAGGCCACGTGTGTATGGTGTTTGAACTGCTGGGCCTCAGCACCTATGAGGTCCTTCGGCAGACTGACTTCCTGCCATACAGCGTGGACCAGATCCAAGACATGGCATTCCAGATCTTTAAAGCCGTCAGCT tCCTGCATCGTAATAAGTTGACCCACACTGACCTAAAACCAGAGAACATCCTGTTTGTGTGCTCTGACTACAAACTAGAGTACAACAATGACACG AAACGTGACGAAAGGAGGATGAGGAGTCTGGACGTTAAAGTGGTGGATTTCGGAACTGCCACGTTCGACTATGAACACCATCAATCGCTCGTGTCAACTCGCCACTATCGAGCTCCGGAGATCATACTAG ATCTCGGCTGGAATCAGTCATGTGACGTTTGGAGTTTGGCCTGCGTTCTCATGGAGTACTATCTTGGACAGACACTCTTCCCG ACGCACGACAGTAAAGAACATCTAGCCATGATGGAGAAAATCATAGGACCAATCCCTCCGCACCTGCTGAAACTCACCAG TAAACAACACTACGTACACAACCAGCGACTGGACTTGGACGAGAACAGCCCCTCCGGCGAATATGTTAGGAAACACTGCAAACCTCTTAAG CTCATGCAGAGGAAGAGCGAGGGCGAGCGGCAGTTGTTGGACCTGCTCGGCTGCATGCTGGAGTACGACGTGAGCAGGCGCATCACCCTGGAGGAGGCGCTGTGGCACCCTTTCTTCAGCCCCATGAGGACGCAGAAGAAGAAACAAAGCTAA